The Oxalobacter aliiformigenes nucleotide sequence TGCCACCGGCATTCGACAAGCGGTTCCGGTAATAATAGCTTGCACCATTCATCACCCACTTCCTGACAATCCTGACATCATCTGAATTCAGAAGTGCATATTGTCTCGTCTGATCATTCGATAACGTTATCCGGTAAGGAAGAGTATACAAATGATAATCGGCAAAAGATTCCTGCGATGCTTCATTACTGACCGGCATGGCATCCAGTTTGGCGGATCGGGCAGCCGCGGCCATCAATACCGGTCTGGCCATCGCGACATTCGGATTGCCTGCTATCAGCTGGACTTTCGCTTCCCGGTATTCCGTGCCACTGTTATTGCTGACAACGGCCCAGCCCGACACATTCATCCTGTTTTCTTTTTCATTCAGCCGGGCAATATAATGGGCACTCCAGCTGATCCCGTTCGTCAAATAGTCCAGTTCGAGCCGACGGCCTCCGCCATTCTTACTGGTCATCCCGACAGTCAATACCGGTTTGCCATGTAATCCTTCAGGAATCCGGTCAAAAACAATCCGTCCGGGAACATCGGTCTCGATCCGGTCTCCGATCTTGAGAACAATTCCGTTCCGGGCAGACAGTATCTGTGCAGGTTCTTCTGTTTCGGTACCGGTAACCGTGTTGGTTCTGACCACGCGAACCATTTTGCCCACATAATGGTCCAGCAATGTTTGTTTCGATAACAGATTGTTATCGAAACAAATCTGATCGACAGTGATTTTTCCGGAAGAAAGATTCTTCAACATGACCGTTTCAGGCTGTATCCGCTCGCTGATATCCCCAAACCGGACATTCACATCGCCGTTTTGCAGGGGCAATTGCCTGACATCCCTGACCATAGCCAGATCACGTTCGTAAATCGTTAAGGACATCTGTTTCTGGTCGGCTTTTCCGGTCTGCACAACTGGTGCAGCCAGAACAGATGCCGCAACGAAAACAAGAGAAAACAGCAAAGAATGCCTGAATGTCATCATATACAGGTTCTCCATAAGACCATCTGTAAAAACCGGAACAGCAAATATCCTGATCCGGCACATTCATCAGTTTGCATCACCAGTAACTGGTGTACAGTTTTTTTACGTTTGAATACAAAACCATCCGGAAATTCCGGACGGTCCCGGTTCCGCCGGTATAAAAAAACAGGACAATTCAACTTGTCCTGTTTTCCGGAAACACGATGAATTCAAATGACGGCCAAAGCCTGATCAAGATCGGCGATCAGGTCTTCCGAATGCTCCAGACCGACCGACAAACGGATCATATCTTCACTGACCCCTGCTTTTTTCAGTTCTTCGGCACTCAGCTGGCGATGTGTCGTTGATGCGGAATGTGTTGCAAGAGAGCGGGCATCGCCGATATTGACCAACCGGGTAAACAGTTTGAAGGCATCCAGAACCTTGGCCCCCGCTTCACGGGCACTCATGCTACCGGATGGTTTCACACCAAAAGACAGCAAACTGGGCGCCTTGCCATTCATGTATTTCTGAAGCAATGCGTGATCGCGATGATCGGGCAATGCCGCACAGTTCACCCAGGAAACTTTCGGATGATCGTTCAGGAACCGGGCAATCGCCAGCGCATTCTCACACGTTCTGTCCATACGCAACGGCAGCGTTTCGATTCCTTGCAGAATCAGGAAAGCATTCATCGGTGAAAGCGCTCCTCCCATATTGCGCAAGGGAACGACTCTGGCCCTTGCGATGTAAGCGGCATCACCGAATACATCGGTATAAACGACACCATGATAGGAAACATCCGGCTCGCTCAACCGGTTGAATTTTTTCCTGTTTTCTTTCCAGGGAAACTTGCCGCTATCGACAATCGCCCCGGCAAGACTGTTTCCATGACCGTTCATCGATTTCGTCAATGCATGCACGACGATATCGGCCCCCCATTCAAAAGGACGGCACAAATAAGGGGTCGGAACCGTATTGTCCACAATCAGTGGAATACCATGAGCATGTGCAATATTGGCCAGCTTTTCGATATCCGTCACATTGCCAAGCGGATTGCCTACCGACTCACAGAAAATAGCCTTGGTCCTGTCGTCAATACGGGCGGAAAAATCATCTTCCAGAAGCGGATTGGCAAAACGGACTTCAATGCCATATTGCGGAAACGTATGGGCAAAGAGATTGTAACTTCCGCCATAAAGAGTGCTTGACGCGACGATATTGTCGCCGACTTCCGCCAGAGTCTGGATAGCGTATGTCACGGCTGTCATGCCGGATGCCAGCGCCAGAGCGCCGACTCCACCTTCCAGCGCGGCAACCCGCTTCTCCAGAACATCATTGGTCGGATTCATGATCCGTGTATAAATATTGCCCGGCACCTTCAGATCGAAAAGATCGGCACCGTGCTGGGCATTATCGAAAGCGTAGGCAACCGTCTGATAAATAGGGACAGCGACAGATTTGGTCACGGGATCAGGCGAATAACCGGCATGGATGGCAAGAGTTTCAAATTTCATGGCATTTAATAGAACAAAATTGATATAAACAACTCACATTGTACAGACTGGCCCGCGAACTGGTGAAAAAATCAGATCAGTCTGCGGGGATGGGAATAGACTGTATGGCCGTTTTTACGCACGAATCCGGCAAGGGTCACATTCGTTTCATCGGCAATCTTGATCGCCAACGCGGTCGGAGCCGAAACCGCGGCCAATATTCCGATTTTTGCCGAGGCACACTTCTGTACCATCTCGTAACTGGCACGACTGGTGACAAGTACGGCCCCCTTTTCACGATCGCTCCGGTTGACGGTCAATGCACCGATCAGTTTGTCAAGCGCATTATGCCGCCCGACATCCTCCCGAATACATGACACATGACCGTTCCCGTCCAGCCATGCCGCTGCATGTGTCGCGCCGGTCGCCTGCTTCAGAACCTGCATCTTTTCCATCTGGTCAAATCCTGAATGAAGCGTTTCGACAGAAAATATCTGACTGCTTGTAACAGGCGCAGGAATCCTGACCGCCTGTGACAGGGAATCGGTACCGCAAAGGCCGCATCCCGTCCGGCCGGCCAGATTCCGCCGTCTTTCCTTGAGATACAGGAATCGCTCACTTGAAATATCCAGCTCGATCCGGATACCGTTTTCAGCCTCGACAATCTCGCAGGCGTACATCTCCTCCGGAGAAGCCAGAATGCCTTCTGTCAGCGAAAACCCCAGGGCAAAATCTTCCAGATCGGCAGGGGTAGCCAACATAACGACATGGGAAATGCCATTATAGACAAGAGCCACAGGCACTTCTTCAGCGACTTTGTCAAAACAATCATGGCTTTCTCCCTTTTCAAACCGCCTGACAGGCCATATCGAAGATCCGAAATATTTATCCATATCCGCTTCTCATGGCAACAGGGCGACCACAACGGCGGATTCATCAACGGATGCATTGATCTGATCGCCCGTTTCGATCTTCTTTTCGGAAAGTGCGAATCCGACCAGTTGCAACCCCGGCAGCAGTTCAATCGTGATTTCGTCCTCCCTGTCACCCTTTGATACCCGTGTAACCGTCCCCTGAAACTGATTGGCGACAGAAAGTTCCGAAGAATTGGCTTCTTCGAAAACCTTGACTGCCGTTGCCTTGCACATTGCGAGAACAGCCATGCCCGGTTTCAACGCCAGAAGTTCGGCACTGGTACGAGTGATCCGTGCTATCAGTACGGACATGTTCTCATGCACTTGCAGACAAACCCTGACGATCTGCCCGCTCATTTTCAGTCCCTTGACCCGGCAAGGCAGATAATTGCGCATACTCGTTCTGATGGAAAGCCTGGAAAAGCGGGCATCAATCGTATCGGCCTTTTCCTGCTGAAACCGGCTCAATACTTCCTGCCGGTTTTTTTCCAGGACACCGGCAATCTCGAGCAGACGCAATCCGTCTGCCGTCAGCTTCGCCCCACCTCCACCGATACCTCCGACACTTTTTTCCACAAGCGAGACTCCCGTCAGATTGGTCAGGGTATCGATCGCCTGCCAGGCCGCCTTGTAACTGATCCCGGCCTCACGGGCTGCCTGTGAAATGGAGCCGGTCTCGGCAATTTTTCGCAGCACTTCAATCCGTTTATCGGCAGTACCATGTGCAAATGCATTGGCAAGAGAAACTGAATCGCTCATTTTTTCCGTCAACGTTTCAAGAAAAATCAAAAATTTGAACAATTTTAAAATTGTTCTGCTAAAATTCGCTATTCCAATAATGAATAACGAGGTTTCATCATGTTCAATAAAATCCGTCTGTCCAAATTGCTGTTTGGACTTGTGATGCTGGGTGCTTGCGCACTTGCCGCGGCAGAAACCGTTCATGTGGCCGTAGCCGCAAATTTCGTCGAACCGCTCAAAAACATTTCCGAACAATTCGAAAAATCCACTGGGCATAAAGTCTTGATCACCAGTGGTTCGACAGGAAAGATTTATGCGCAAATCAAAAACGGCGCCCCATACGACCTGTTCCTTGCCGCCGATGCGAAAACACCGGCAAAACTGGAACAGGAAAACGCTATTGTACCGAAAAGCCGCTTTACTTACGCCATCGGCAAACTGGCATTATGGTCTGCCAAACCGGATTACGTCGATAACCGGGGCGACATCCTGAAAAAACAGCCTTTCAGCCACATTGCGATCGCATCTCCCAAACTGGCACCGTACGGTCTTGCCGCCATGCAGACACTGGAAAAAATGGGACTCGACAAAACCCTGCAACCCAAAATCGTACAAGGCGAAAATATCGGACAAACCCACCAGTTCATCGCTTCCGGAAATGCCGAACTCGGCTTTGTCGCACTCTCCCAGATTTACAAGGACGGCAAAGTGAAAAACGGTTCTGCATGGATCGTCGATACCAGGGATTATGAACCTATCCGCCAGGATGCCGTCATGCTCCCCAAAGCCAAAGACAATGCAGCCGCTTCGGCATTGATGAAATATCTGAAATCCGATCCGGCTCACAAGGTCCTGCAATCCTACGGCTACGCCTACTGACGGAAAATGATCATGCCGGAAGTTGATCTGTCGGCCATCTGGCTGACCCTCAAGCTGGCCACGCTGACGACCGCCATCCTTCTTGTCATCGGGACACCGCTTGCCTGGAATCTTTCCCATACAAGAGGATGGTGGCGCGGCCCTGTCAATGCTGTCGTGGCATTACCTTTCGTATTGCCACCAACCGTACTGGGGTTCTATCTGCTGATCATGATGGGGCCGAACGGACCGATCGGACGATTTTTCGAATGGCTGGGGTTGCCTTCTCTGCCATTCAGTTTTTCAGGACTCCTTGTTGCCTCGGTCATTTACTCTCTGCCTTTCGTCGTCCAGCCGCTGCAAAATTCATTCGAGGCTATCGGAAAACAGCCGCTGGAAGCGGCAGCGACATTACGTGCCTCACCACTGGATACGTTTTTTCAGCGTGATACTTCCCATGGCAAAATCGGGATATCTCACGGCAATTGTCATGGGATTCGCCCATACTGTCGGGGAATTCGGCGTCGTATTGATGATCGGCGGCAATATTCCGGAAAAAACCCGCGTATTGTCCGTCTCGATTTACGATCACGTGGAAGCGCTTGAATACACACAGGCACACTGGTTGTCAGGTGGCATGCTGATATTCGCTTTCCTCGTGCTCCTTGCACTCTATCTTTTGAACCCGAACAAGCGCCGCTCATGAACAGTCTGTTTTTCAAGGGAAAAGTCAGCTACCCTGACTATGAGTTGAATTTTGACCTGTCGCTCCCCGGTTCCGGAATCACCGCTCTTTTCGGTGCATCCGGTGCAGGCAAATCGACACTTTTGCGCGCTGTTGCCGGGCTGGTAAAACCGGCCGACGGAATCATACGGGTCAAAGAGGAAACCTGGCAACACGACAACGAAAAAATATTCATTCCGACATACAAGCGTTCGCTTGGTTTTGTCTTTCAGGATGCCAGATTGTTTTCGCATCTGAACGTTACCGACAATCTTCTGTACGGCATGAAGCGCGTCAAAACCGCCAGAAAAAACATTTCACTGGAAAAGGCGATTGACCTGCTCGGTATCGGCCATTTGACGGACAGAATGCCCGATACACTTTCCGGTGGTGAAAAACAGCGTGTCAGCATTGCACGGGCATTGGCGACCGATCCTGAAATCATGCTGATGGACGAACCGCTTGCCGCACTCGACATGAAACGGAAATCGGAAATCCTTCCCTATCTCCAGCGACTGAATGACGAGCTCCATATTCCCATACTCTACGTCAGCCACGCACTGGATGAAGTCAGTGCACTTGCCGACCTTCTCGTCCTGCTGGAAAAAGGGAAAGTCGTCGCATCCGGCAAAACCGGTGAAATGCTGACCCGTCTCGATCTGCCTCTCGCTTTTTACGACACCGCCTCCGCAATCATCGATGGAAAGGTGATCGCCAAAGATCCTGAATTTTGCCTGAACACACTGTCTTTTTCAGGAGGGTTCATCCAACTGCCCGGAGAACGTTTCAAACCGGGACAGACCGTCCGTTTGCGTATCCAGGCAAGAGATGTCAGTCTGGCGACAGAGAAACCGGCAAACACCAGCATACTGAATATTCTCGAAACGACGATTGTCAACCTGTCAAACGATTCAGAGGGAGAAGTCATGGTCGAACTCGATGCAAAAGGCACACGTTTATTGTCGAGAATCACGAGCAAATCCGCCAGTCTCCTCAAACTGGTCAAAGGCAAGCCTATCTACGCCCAGGTAAAAGGAATCGCGGTAATCGAGTAACAAACCGGACAAGACCGACGTACTTTCGGACAGACACCGGAAATCGTCGTGCCCGGAAGGAAAATGAATATCCCGTTATAATGAATGAAACTGATTCTTATTCTGCGTTGACGTCATTTGGCGAAAATGACCCAAACCGATTGAAATGAATCAAATGACAGATAAATAACCGTTTCCCGATGGAGGTTACAATGAATGACAAAACAGGAATTCCGCAATATGAACTGCTGATCGACGGCAAATGGGTACCACCGGAAAGCGGAAAATATTCGACCATATTGAATCCCGCCACGGAAGAAGTCATCGCCCACGTCGCTGCTGGCAGTGAGAAGGACGTCGATATCGCGGCCAAAGCCGCCCGTACGGCCCTGAAGGTATGGAATGGTATCAGTGCGGCAGAGCGCGGAAGAATATTGAACCGGCTCGCCGACCTGCTGGAAAAAAATCAGGAAGAACTGATCGCACTGGAAAGCATGAATGCCGGCAAACCGATAGCCAGTGTCCGACGTCAGGATATGCCTGCCGCTATCGATACATTGCGTTACTATGCCGGATGGACAGACAAGATCATTGGCCAGGTCATTCCCGCCAGAACCGATGCCCTGACCTATACTGTCCGTGAACCGGTCGGTGTCGTCGGTGCCATTGTGCCCTGGAACTTCCCGATCATGATCGGTATCTGGAAGATCGCACCCGCTCTTGCCTGTGGCTGTACCCTGATCGTGAAACCGGCTGAACTGACGCCGATGACAGCCATTCGTATCGGGGAACTGGCACTGGAAGCCGGCATCCCTCCGGGCGTTCTGAATATCGTGACGGGCAAAGGCAGCGTTGTCGGCGATGCGATGGTCGCCCATCCTCACGTCGACAAGATCACCTTTACCGGCTCGCCGAAGGTCGGTCGCGGCATCATGCAGGGAGCTGCCGTCAATTTCAAGAAAATCACTCTGGAACTGGGTGGCAAATCCGCGAATATCATCTTCGACGATGCCGATCTGGACAGCGCGATCCGCGGATCGGCATCGGGCATTTTCTTCAATGCCGGACAGGTATGTTCCGCCGGTTCCCGGATTCTGGTCCACAAGAAAATCCATGACGAAGTCGTCGACCGGCTGATTGAACGTGCCAAGAAAATCAAGATCGGCGACACGGCTTCGAAAGACACCATCATGGGACCGCTGGTTTCCAGAAACCAGATGAACACCGTTATGGATTATATCGATATCGGCAAGAAAGAAGGCGCCTGTGTTGCCTATGGCGGCAATCGTGTCGGCGACAAGGGATTCTATGTCGCACCGACCATTTTCACCGATGTCAAACACGAAATGCGGATATCCCAGGAAGAAATTTTCGGCCCGGTCGCCAGCATTATTCCCTTCGAGGATGAAGAAGATGCCATCCGCATCGCCAACGGTACAGCCTTCAGTCTTGCAGCCGGTGTCTGGAGTGCCGATGTCACCCGTATTCACAAAGTGGCACAGGAACTGAAAGCCGGTACGGTCTGGATAAATACTTACGGATATACCGATGTCCGTCTGCCATGGGGCGGTACAGGCGAATCCGGTTTTGGACGTGAACACGGAGAAGCCGCACTCGAAAATTTTACCGAACCGAAAACCATCTGGCTGTCGCTTCTGAAACGCTAGCAAATCACCAGCCGTCACCCCAACGGCCGGCAACTGCTTCTCTCAAAAAAACCGAAGCCCTCTTGCGAGGGCTTCGGCCAACAAGCTGAATGGGGACCTGATCCCATTCAACAGGAGGGAAGGGCCGGGAAGGCGAAACCCTCCTTCTGTTGTTGAACAGTTTTTGTCCTGCGATCAGAACTTGTGGGTGATACCGACCTGAACGGCTGTGGTACCATCATCGGTATCGCCATACAGACGGGCGACGTCTTCATCGTCGTAGTCGGTGTAGGCCACGTTACCGTAGATGGCGGTGCGTTTGGACAGGTCATAGGTATAGCCGATGGCATACTTGTAGATGTCCTTGTCGCTGATATGCATACCGCCATTGGCTTCGACTTCCATCCACTGGGCGGAAGCGTTCAGACGGCCCGGGCCAAGCTTCCATTCCAGACCCAGCAACCATTGTTTTTCTGTGATGCTGTCGATATTGATACCATTTTCACCGACAAGATTCTCCCCATTATATTCAGCAGCGACCCATTTGCCGAAGGCACTGGTATTATCATTCCAATTGGAACGTTCACCATTGGCCCAGCCTTTGTCCTTGGTCTGCTGGTAAACCAGTTCAACCTTGGCATCACCGAAGCGGTATGCAGCACCCAGGTTCCAGACGGACGATTTCCTGGAATCGGCCAGACGGCTCCAGTTACCGACCAAGCTTAACGGACCATTGTCGTATCCGAGCATGATGGCATAACCGTCGTTGTCGGCACCAGCAGTTTTCAAGCCTTCATATGTCCACTCGTCTACGTCGCCCATGTAGTCACCCTCAGCACGAATAGATGGATCAGCAGAATCCTTGTCTGTATTGCCGCCTAGAGAATAGCTGGCGCCGAAGTGGAAACCGCTCCAGTTCGGGCTGTCGTAACGGATGGTGTTGTCGATACGCGGGGAACGCTGGTTGCCTTCCAGCATGGCACCGACACCATATTGATAGAACGGATCGAACTTACGGATAGTTTCCGTCGTCAGTTCGTTGACACGACCCAGACGGACAGCACCCCAGCTATCGCCCTTCAGACCGACGTTGGCGGCACCATCCCAGTCTTTGTCGTTTTTGGCTTCGCCGTTATTCAGGTCGAAACGTCTTTCCAATTCGAAAGTCGCTTTCATACCGCCGCCAAGATCTTCCACACCGCGGAAGCCCAGACGGTTGTTGACGTTTTCGCCCATTTCGACATCCTGGCCGGATTTCTTGATGAAACCGGTATCCACGACACCATAGATGGTCACGTTGGATTGTGCGTGAGCCACGCCGGCAGCGGCACCCAAGACTGCCAATGCTATTAGCGTTTTTTTCATTTTATTCTGCCCTTTATATTAAAAAAGTTGAGAATCCCTGCGGGAGTCATTGACAGAATAACGGCCGGTAGGTAGGTAGGTAGGTAGGTAGGTAGGTAGGTAGGTAGGTAGGTAGGTAGGTAGGTAGGTACCTATCGTGTTTGAACTTCCTTCCCGTTTCAACCTTTTTTGTATCTTATACGCAACAAAAAACTGATAATACATGACAGATATGCCACATCCCATAAAAAAACCCCGGTATTTCCGGGGCTTTTTTTTATGATGTCCGACCAACGAATCAGGCAGCGACGGCTTCATCGACGGCTTTCGCCAGTCTCTGCTTCAGTCTGTCATATTCCTCTACCAGATATTTTTCCGCCCATTTCTGATCCTTGATCGGCTCGACACGAACAGCACTGTACTTGTATTCCGGTGTCTTGGAATATGGATCAAGATGTTCGATCGTCAGCTCATTGCAGGCGCCAATCCACCATTGATAAGTCATGTAAATGGCCCCCCGATTGATACGCTCGCTCAGCATGGCACGGGTAATGACTTTTCCACGTCGCCCCTCGACCCAAATGAGCTGCTGATCCCGGATTCCCAGTTCTCTGGCATCAATCGGATTCATCTGTGCAAACCCGGGTTCATCCGCCAGTGTCGCCAGTGCGTGACAATTACCCGTCATCGAACGACAGGAATAATGTCCCACTTCCCGAACCGTGGAAAGAATCAGAGGGAAATCACTATCTACCTGGTCAACAGGAGGTCTCCATTCTGAAGCGATCAACTGGGCCTTTCCATTCGGTGTAGCAAACCGGTTACCCTTGTACATCCACAGGGCACCCGGATCATCTTCTGTCAGACAAGGCCATGGAACATAACCCAGCCCGGCCATCTTGTCATAGGTCGCGCCAAAATACAGTGGACATAGTTGCCGCATTTCATCCCAGATTTCCTGCGTATTATTGTATTTCATCGGGTACCCCATGGCCGTCGCCATCAGGCTGTGAATCTCCCAGTCAGGCTTGACATCACCTTTCGGTTCAACCGCCTTGTAAAAACGCTGGAATCCACGATCGGCAGCCGAATAGACGCCTTCATGCTCGCCCCACGATGTCGCCGGGAAGACGACATCGGCCTCCGCGACCGATTTGGTCATGAAAATGTCTTGTGCAATGAACAATTCAAGCTGGGAATAGGCATGGCGGACTGCTGCAAGATCAGGTTCCGTCTGGAACGGATCCTCTCCGAAAAGATATACCGCCTTGATCTTGCCTTCCTCGATATTGTGACCGACTTCGGTAATGGGAATCCCCTTTTTGGCAGGCAGTTTTTCCACCCCCCACGCTTTCTCGAATTTCGCACGGATTTCAGGATCCTCGACGGACTGGTACCCCGGGAACTGCCCGGGAACCGCTCCCATATCACAGGACCCCTGAACATTGTTCTGTCCGCGGACCGGACCGACGCCGACATTCGGACGCCCCAGATTGCCCGTAATAACAGCGATATTGGACAACCCCATACAGGTTTCGACACCCTGTCCCCACTGGGTGACCCCCATCCCCCACAGAATGGTCGAACAGGGCGAAGCGGCATACATACGAACGGCCTCACGGACGACCTTGGGATCCAGTCCGGTTATTTCAGCTGTATTTTCAGGTGTGTATTTGGATACGGTTTCCCACATCTTGTCGAAACCTTCGGAATAATTCGCGACATATTCCTTGTCATACAGGTTTTCTTCGATCAGAACATGCAGCATGGCATTGACCAGTGCCATGTTGGAACCGTTTTTCAGTTGCAAGTGGATATCGGCAATACGGGCCGACTCGATCACCCGCGGATCGCAGACGATGATTTTGGCGCCTTTCTGCTTGGCTTTCAGGATACGTCGTGCCACAATCGGATGGGAATCGGCAGCATTGTAACCGAAAATCAGAATACATTTCGTATCCTCGATTTCCACAATGGAATTGCTCATGGCACCGCTGCCCAGCGTTTTTTCCAGAGCGGTAACCGAAGGACCATGACAAACCCGCGCGCAACAGTCCACGTTATTGGTACCGACAACAGCGCGAGCGAATTTCTGGGCAATGTAATTGGCTTCATTTCCCGGACCACGTGCGCAGCCGCTGACGAAAATGGAATCGGGACCGTATTTTTCCCTGATTTCCATCAGTCTGGAACTGGCAAACCGGATCGCCTCTTCCCAGGAAACGGCAGTAAACGGCTCACCTCGTTTGTAACGCACAAGCGGCTGGGTCAGACGTGGTGTCAATCGGCGGGTATCATTGAGAAATTCCCAGCCGTAATAGCCCTTCAGGCAAAGTTCGCCCTGATTGGTAAACCCGTTGGCACCTTCGGCCTTGATGATTTTGTTGTTTTCAACCGTAAACTCGATTTTGCAGCCCGAAGCACAATACGGACAGACAACAAGTGCTTTTTTCATAATTCCCCCCGAAATCCCGATTCAATCCGGATTCATTTCGAGTTAACGGAATGCATCCGGTGGCAAATTAA carries:
- a CDS encoding aldehyde dehydrogenase family protein — encoded protein: MNDKTGIPQYELLIDGKWVPPESGKYSTILNPATEEVIAHVAAGSEKDVDIAAKAARTALKVWNGISAAERGRILNRLADLLEKNQEELIALESMNAGKPIASVRRQDMPAAIDTLRYYAGWTDKIIGQVIPARTDALTYTVREPVGVVGAIVPWNFPIMIGIWKIAPALACGCTLIVKPAELTPMTAIRIGELALEAGIPPGVLNIVTGKGSVVGDAMVAHPHVDKITFTGSPKVGRGIMQGAAVNFKKITLELGGKSANIIFDDADLDSAIRGSASGIFFNAGQVCSAGSRILVHKKIHDEVVDRLIERAKKIKIGDTASKDTIMGPLVSRNQMNTVMDYIDIGKKEGACVAYGGNRVGDKGFYVAPTIFTDVKHEMRISQEEIFGPVASIIPFEDEEDAIRIANGTAFSLAAGVWSADVTRIHKVAQELKAGTVWINTYGYTDVRLPWGGTGESGFGREHGEAALENFTEPKTIWLSLLKR
- the fdhD gene encoding formate dehydrogenase accessory sulfurtransferase FdhD; this translates as MDKYFGSSIWPVRRFEKGESHDCFDKVAEEVPVALVYNGISHVVMLATPADLEDFALGFSLTEGILASPEEMYACEIVEAENGIRIELDISSERFLYLKERRRNLAGRTGCGLCGTDSLSQAVRIPAPVTSSQIFSVETLHSGFDQMEKMQVLKQATGATHAAAWLDGNGHVSCIREDVGRHNALDKLIGALTVNRSDREKGAVLVTSRASYEMVQKCASAKIGILAAVSAPTALAIKIADETNVTLAGFVRKNGHTVYSHPRRLI
- a CDS encoding TOBE domain-containing protein; its protein translation is MSDSVSLANAFAHGTADKRIEVLRKIAETGSISQAAREAGISYKAAWQAIDTLTNLTGVSLVEKSVGGIGGGGAKLTADGLRLLEIAGVLEKNRQEVLSRFQQEKADTIDARFSRLSIRTSMRNYLPCRVKGLKMSGQIVRVCLQVHENMSVLIARITRTSAELLALKPGMAVLAMCKATAVKVFEEANSSELSVANQFQGTVTRVSKGDREDEITIELLPGLQLVGFALSEKKIETGDQINASVDESAVVVALLP
- a CDS encoding DUF4139 domain-containing protein, with product MMTFRHSLLFSLVFVAASVLAAPVVQTGKADQKQMSLTIYERDLAMVRDVRQLPLQNGDVNVRFGDISERIQPETVMLKNLSSGKITVDQICFDNNLLSKQTLLDHYVGKMVRVVRTNTVTGTETEEPAQILSARNGIVLKIGDRIETDVPGRIVFDRIPEGLHGKPVLTVGMTSKNGGGRRLELDYLTNGISWSAHYIARLNEKENRMNVSGWAVVSNNSGTEYREAKVQLIAGNPNVAMARPVLMAAAARSAKLDAMPVSNEASQESFADYHLYTLPYRITLSNDQTRQYALLNSDDVRIVRKWVMNGASYYYRNRLSNAGGRLPVDMEIAFRNIAGDGLGVPLPGGTIRFYQTDDRGDQQFLGENRMSHTPVDGTVNLKIGESFDVTGSRKQTRFELLPSKDPATRKYESAYEIVLKNAKNKSVTVQIREPIPGDWRVLQENYPHVRDGMMAVWNIRVPANGQSILSYHVRVE
- the modC gene encoding molybdenum ABC transporter ATP-binding protein, whose product is MNSLFFKGKVSYPDYELNFDLSLPGSGITALFGASGAGKSTLLRAVAGLVKPADGIIRVKEETWQHDNEKIFIPTYKRSLGFVFQDARLFSHLNVTDNLLYGMKRVKTARKNISLEKAIDLLGIGHLTDRMPDTLSGGEKQRVSIARALATDPEIMLMDEPLAALDMKRKSEILPYLQRLNDELHIPILYVSHALDEVSALADLLVLLEKGKVVASGKTGEMLTRLDLPLAFYDTASAIIDGKVIAKDPEFCLNTLSFSGGFIQLPGERFKPGQTVRLRIQARDVSLATEKPANTSILNILETTIVNLSNDSEGEVMVELDAKGTRLLSRITSKSASLLKLVKGKPIYAQVKGIAVIE
- a CDS encoding porin — translated: MKKTLIALAVLGAAAGVAHAQSNVTIYGVVDTGFIKKSGQDVEMGENVNNRLGFRGVEDLGGGMKATFELERRFDLNNGEAKNDKDWDGAANVGLKGDSWGAVRLGRVNELTTETIRKFDPFYQYGVGAMLEGNQRSPRIDNTIRYDSPNWSGFHFGASYSLGGNTDKDSADPSIRAEGDYMGDVDEWTYEGLKTAGADNDGYAIMLGYDNGPLSLVGNWSRLADSRKSSVWNLGAAYRFGDAKVELVYQQTKDKGWANGERSNWNDNTSAFGKWVAAEYNGENLVGENGINIDSITEKQWLLGLEWKLGPGRLNASAQWMEVEANGGMHISDKDIYKYAIGYTYDLSKRTAIYGNVAYTDYDDEDVARLYGDTDDGTTAVQVGITHKF
- the modA gene encoding molybdate ABC transporter substrate-binding protein translates to MFNKIRLSKLLFGLVMLGACALAAAETVHVAVAANFVEPLKNISEQFEKSTGHKVLITSGSTGKIYAQIKNGAPYDLFLAADAKTPAKLEQENAIVPKSRFTYAIGKLALWSAKPDYVDNRGDILKKQPFSHIAIASPKLAPYGLAAMQTLEKMGLDKTLQPKIVQGENIGQTHQFIASGNAELGFVALSQIYKDGKVKNGSAWIVDTRDYEPIRQDAVMLPKAKDNAAASALMKYLKSDPAHKVLQSYGYAY
- a CDS encoding O-acetylhomoserine aminocarboxypropyltransferase/cysteine synthase family protein; amino-acid sequence: MKFETLAIHAGYSPDPVTKSVAVPIYQTVAYAFDNAQHGADLFDLKVPGNIYTRIMNPTNDVLEKRVAALEGGVGALALASGMTAVTYAIQTLAEVGDNIVASSTLYGGSYNLFAHTFPQYGIEVRFANPLLEDDFSARIDDRTKAIFCESVGNPLGNVTDIEKLANIAHAHGIPLIVDNTVPTPYLCRPFEWGADIVVHALTKSMNGHGNSLAGAIVDSGKFPWKENRKKFNRLSEPDVSYHGVVYTDVFGDAAYIARARVVPLRNMGGALSPMNAFLILQGIETLPLRMDRTCENALAIARFLNDHPKVSWVNCAALPDHRDHALLQKYMNGKAPSLLSFGVKPSGSMSAREAGAKVLDAFKLFTRLVNIGDARSLATHSASTTHRQLSAEELKKAGVSEDMIRLSVGLEHSEDLIADLDQALAVI